In Kordiimonas pumila, a single genomic region encodes these proteins:
- a CDS encoding TRAP transporter large permease: protein MSVILTLSMFAVLVGLLLTGFPVAFTLGGAGLLFGLIGMATGTLDSSFLEILPNRLFGNVIRNELLFAIPLFVSMGVMLEKSNVAEDLLESMGRLFGKLRGGLGISVTVVGALLAASTGIVGATVVTMGLLSLPTMLRRGYDPSLATGSIAASGTLGQIIPPSIVLILLADVLSSAWQQAQLNNHIFSPAPMSAGELFAGALIPGLILVACYILYQAGMAFFKPETSPAIPPEECVDSGTGIFITLLTALLPPLILIIAVLGSILTGIATPTEAASVGAIGAILLGAARLGGKNRIAVYTTLVSLLVLLVIASTSDLRMHRDVISAADNIAYFIAILVTVTFSAGLLWSLWSTYQSGVLTEVMRSTVRISTMIYTILIGASLFSLVFRGLGGDEIIENLLHGLPGGQFTAILLIMLLMFVLGFFLDFIEITFVVVPVVAPALLAMDGTYGPIWLGVLMAMNLQTSFLTPPFGFALFYLRGVVPESVPTSAIYKGVIPFVIIQLLCLVLIALFPSLVTWLPKLLF from the coding sequence ATGTCAGTTATATTAACACTCAGCATGTTTGCTGTGCTTGTTGGCCTTCTCTTAACCGGTTTCCCTGTGGCTTTCACGTTGGGTGGTGCTGGCCTGTTATTTGGCCTTATTGGCATGGCAACAGGCACGCTTGATTCCAGCTTTCTTGAAATCCTTCCAAACCGCCTGTTTGGTAACGTTATTAGAAACGAATTACTGTTCGCAATTCCGCTTTTTGTCAGCATGGGGGTGATGCTCGAAAAGTCAAACGTTGCCGAAGACTTGCTCGAGAGCATGGGCAGACTTTTTGGCAAATTGCGCGGCGGGCTTGGTATTTCTGTTACTGTCGTTGGCGCCTTGCTTGCTGCCTCTACAGGCATTGTCGGGGCAACAGTTGTTACGATGGGACTGCTTTCACTCCCAACCATGTTGCGGCGTGGCTATGATCCTTCTCTAGCGACTGGCTCGATTGCGGCTTCAGGTACACTGGGGCAAATCATACCGCCCTCTATCGTGCTTATTTTACTCGCTGACGTTCTATCGTCAGCGTGGCAACAGGCACAGCTTAACAACCATATATTTTCACCTGCGCCCATGAGTGCTGGTGAACTCTTTGCAGGCGCTCTTATCCCCGGGCTTATTCTCGTTGCCTGCTATATTCTATATCAGGCAGGCATGGCATTTTTTAAGCCAGAAACCAGCCCGGCAATCCCGCCAGAGGAATGCGTCGACAGTGGCACGGGTATTTTCATAACCTTACTCACCGCACTCTTACCGCCTCTTATTTTAATAATAGCCGTTCTTGGTTCTATTCTTACGGGTATCGCAACACCTACAGAAGCCGCCTCTGTAGGTGCTATTGGTGCTATTCTTCTTGGTGCAGCAAGGCTCGGCGGCAAAAACAGAATTGCCGTTTATACAACGCTTGTTTCATTGCTTGTATTGCTTGTTATTGCGAGCACATCAGACCTACGCATGCACCGGGATGTTATATCAGCCGCAGATAACATTGCATATTTTATAGCAATACTTGTAACGGTCACTTTTTCGGCCGGGCTTTTGTGGTCACTCTGGTCAACCTACCAGTCAGGGGTGTTAACAGAAGTTATGCGCTCTACTGTGCGTATTTCAACCATGATCTACACCATACTGATCGGTGCTAGCCTGTTTTCGCTCGTCTTTAGGGGCCTTGGCGGCGACGAGATCATTGAAAACCTGTTACATGGCCTGCCCGGTGGCCAATTTACAGCTATTCTCCTGATAATGCTGTTGATGTTTGTATTGGGCTTTTTCCTCGATTTTATTGAGATCACCTTTGTTGTTGTGCCTGTTGTTGCCCCAGCCCTATTGGCTATGGATGGCACATATGGCCCTATATGGCTGGGTGTGCTGATGGCTATGAACTTGCAAACAAGCTTTTTAACGCCGCCTTTTGGCTTTGCCCTGTTTTACTTGCGCGGCGTGGTGCCTGAGAGCGTACCTACATCTGCTATATATAAAGGTGTTATACCGTTTGTTATCATTCAGCTTCTGTGCCTTGTGCTCATTGCGCTCTTCCCGTCCCTTGTTACATGGCTACCAAAGCTTCTTTTCTAA
- a CDS encoding VOC family protein — MIGYTTIGTNKHSEACAFYDTLLAILGAKRAMEFDSFVMWAAGPDKPAFALTKPYDGKAASVGNGVMIALKAPDRATVDKLYETALANGGSCEGKPGLRGSEDMGFYAAYFRDIEGNKLNAFCMGPA, encoded by the coding sequence ATGATTGGCTACACAACAATAGGGACAAACAAACATTCTGAAGCCTGCGCATTTTATGACACGCTTTTAGCCATACTTGGTGCCAAACGAGCAATGGAATTTGATAGCTTTGTCATGTGGGCTGCCGGCCCGGATAAACCAGCCTTTGCATTAACCAAGCCATATGACGGCAAAGCGGCATCTGTTGGCAACGGCGTTATGATTGCCCTCAAAGCCCCAGACAGAGCGACCGTCGACAAACTATACGAAACAGCTCTTGCAAACGGTGGTAGCTGCGAAGGTAAACCAGGTCTTCGTGGTAGCGAAGATATGGGGTTTTATGCAGCCTATTTCCGTGACATTGAAGGCAACAAGCTTAACGCATTCTGCATGGGCCCAGCCTAA
- the parC gene encoding DNA topoisomerase IV subunit A, giving the protein MTTQADFNGNIIETPFADALSERYLAYALSTIMSRSLPDVRDGLKPVHRRLLYAMRLLKLDPKTGYKKCARVVGDVIGKYHPHGDQSVYDALVRLAQDFSVRFPLVDGQGNFGNVDGDNAAAMRYTEARLTEVAMALMEGLEEDAVDYRETYDGEDREPIVFSGSFPNLLANGSSGIAVGMATNIPPHNVGELADGMQLLIDARLSDHKRGDNLTFSYDAITTHKLMDSIQGPDFPTGGQLVEDRETIIDAYDTGRGSFRVRARWEKEELSRGIYQIVITEIPFQVQKSKLIERIADLINEKKLPILADVRDESAEDIRIVLEPKNRTVDEKILMESLFRLTELESRFSMNMNVIASDNRPRVLPLKEMLNSFLNHQVEVLIRRSQFRLDKIEHRLEILAGYLIAYLNLDEVIRIIREEDDAKASLIATFKLNDVQAEAILNMRLRALRKLEEMEIRTEHAGLEKEGAQLKSLIRSPELQWIAIGDKVSVIKEKFGQETVLGKRRTRFGDAPTAEVVPIEAMIEKEPLTVLCSKRGWIRALKGHAKPEEDFKYKDGDEEKFRFHAYTTDKIFLFATSGKLYTIGADKLPSARGNGEPVRLMVDMDANDEIVTLLPFQPGSKLVVASSIGKGFIIEAANAVAMKKGGKQILNLPNDAIATHCFVADGDSVAVIGKNRKLLVFSIDELPVMNRGQGVTLQRYKDGTLSDIVTFHKSEGLTWQMGGNGDRWRTETDLVQWTGKRGNAGRLPPMGFPRNNKFK; this is encoded by the coding sequence ATGACAACACAAGCTGATTTTAACGGTAATATTATCGAAACCCCTTTCGCTGATGCACTTAGCGAACGGTATTTGGCCTATGCACTCTCAACAATTATGTCCCGGTCACTACCGGATGTAAGGGATGGGTTAAAGCCTGTTCACAGGCGGCTGCTGTATGCTATGCGCCTTTTGAAGCTGGACCCAAAAACCGGCTATAAAAAATGCGCCCGTGTTGTGGGGGATGTGATTGGTAAATACCACCCACATGGTGATCAGTCGGTTTATGATGCGCTGGTGCGTTTGGCACAGGACTTTTCTGTTCGCTTCCCTCTGGTTGATGGACAAGGAAACTTTGGTAACGTTGACGGCGATAATGCCGCTGCGATGCGATATACTGAGGCTCGCCTTACCGAAGTTGCCATGGCCCTTATGGAAGGGCTGGAAGAAGATGCGGTAGATTACCGGGAAACATATGACGGTGAAGACCGTGAGCCTATTGTTTTCTCGGGGTCTTTCCCCAATCTCCTTGCAAATGGCTCCTCTGGTATTGCCGTTGGTATGGCGACCAATATTCCGCCCCATAATGTGGGGGAGCTTGCAGATGGGATGCAGTTGCTCATTGATGCGCGGCTTTCTGATCATAAACGCGGTGATAACCTGACCTTTAGCTATGATGCTATTACCACACATAAATTGATGGATTCTATTCAAGGGCCTGACTTCCCAACAGGTGGGCAGCTTGTTGAAGACCGCGAAACCATCATTGATGCTTACGATACAGGACGTGGTAGTTTCCGGGTGCGCGCGCGCTGGGAAAAAGAAGAGCTATCCCGGGGTATTTACCAGATTGTCATTACGGAAATTCCTTTTCAGGTTCAAAAATCTAAGCTGATTGAACGCATTGCGGACTTGATCAATGAAAAGAAACTGCCAATTTTGGCTGATGTTAGGGACGAGTCTGCAGAAGATATCAGAATTGTTCTTGAACCTAAAAACCGTACGGTTGACGAAAAAATACTGATGGAAAGCCTGTTCAGATTAACTGAACTAGAATCGCGCTTTTCCATGAATATGAATGTGATTGCCTCAGATAACAGGCCGCGCGTTCTGCCTCTAAAAGAAATGCTGAATAGCTTCCTTAATCATCAGGTTGAGGTTCTGATCCGTCGTAGCCAGTTCCGACTCGATAAAATTGAGCACCGGCTTGAAATATTGGCTGGCTATTTAATCGCATACCTTAATCTTGATGAAGTTATTCGCATAATCCGCGAGGAAGATGACGCAAAAGCAAGCCTTATAGCCACATTTAAGCTGAATGATGTGCAGGCGGAGGCCATCTTGAATATGCGCCTTCGTGCCCTTCGGAAACTTGAAGAAATGGAAATCAGAACCGAGCATGCCGGGCTTGAAAAAGAGGGTGCACAGCTTAAGTCACTCATCCGCTCACCTGAACTTCAGTGGATAGCGATTGGCGATAAGGTTTCTGTTATTAAAGAAAAGTTTGGCCAAGAAACTGTACTTGGAAAACGCCGTACCCGCTTTGGGGACGCCCCCACTGCCGAAGTAGTGCCGATTGAGGCAATGATTGAAAAAGAACCGCTGACAGTGCTTTGTTCGAAACGCGGCTGGATACGTGCCCTTAAGGGGCATGCCAAGCCGGAAGAAGATTTTAAATATAAAGACGGTGACGAAGAAAAGTTCAGGTTCCACGCTTATACTACGGATAAAATCTTCCTCTTTGCGACAAGCGGTAAGCTGTATACGATTGGTGCCGATAAACTGCCAAGCGCACGCGGCAACGGTGAGCCTGTTAGGCTGATGGTTGATATGGATGCTAATGATGAAATTGTCACACTGTTGCCCTTCCAGCCGGGAAGTAAGTTGGTGGTTGCTTCCTCCATTGGTAAAGGCTTTATTATTGAAGCAGCAAATGCTGTTGCCATGAAAAAAGGCGGTAAACAGATTCTAAACTTACCTAATGATGCCATTGCAACGCACTGTTTTGTTGCTGACGGTGACAGTGTTGCTGTTATTGGTAAAAACCGCAAACTGCTTGTGTTCTCAATTGATGAATTACCGGTTATGAACCGGGGGCAGGGCGTTACTTTGCAGCGTTACAAAGATGGCACCCTCTCAGACATTGTAACGTTCCACAAAAGTGAAGGCCTTACATGGCAAATGGGTGGTAACGGCGACAGGTGGCGCACAGAAACCGATTTGGTGCAATGGACAGGTAAACGTGGCAATGCTGGGCGTTTGCCGCCTATGGGCTTCCCCCGTAATAACAAGTTCAAATAG
- the recO gene encoding DNA repair protein RecO, whose protein sequence is MEWQDEGIVLSIARHGESDAVIEVMTENHGRARGFVKGGLGRRNRANLQAGNLLSLTWRSRIEANLGRFTLELLHSPLGHMIGDGARLSALAAITAVVASTMPERAPFLKVYKGLCALVNLLENEDGTLSLWGAALARLELGILTELGYGLDLSECAASGVRDNLTYVSPKSGRAVCADAGAPYSDKLLPLPAFLLSRDGLMPNMTDAYNSLKLTGYFLERNIWIVSGKGQPAARERLLSALYTASR, encoded by the coding sequence ATGGAATGGCAGGATGAAGGTATTGTTCTTTCCATAGCGCGGCACGGCGAAAGCGACGCTGTTATAGAAGTGATGACAGAAAACCATGGTCGGGCGCGTGGTTTTGTAAAGGGTGGCCTTGGCAGGCGCAACCGTGCAAACCTGCAGGCAGGAAATCTCCTTTCTCTTACATGGCGGTCGCGGATTGAAGCAAACCTTGGCCGGTTTACTCTTGAATTACTCCACAGCCCACTGGGGCACATGATCGGGGATGGCGCACGGCTTTCGGCGCTTGCTGCCATAACGGCTGTTGTTGCCTCTACAATGCCAGAGCGTGCGCCTTTTCTTAAGGTTTACAAGGGTTTGTGTGCTCTTGTTAATTTGCTTGAAAACGAAGATGGTACACTATCTTTGTGGGGGGCTGCGCTCGCACGGCTTGAACTTGGTATTTTAACCGAGCTTGGCTACGGCCTTGATTTGAGCGAATGTGCAGCAAGCGGTGTTCGGGACAATCTCACCTATGTTTCCCCGAAGTCGGGTAGGGCGGTATGTGCTGATGCAGGGGCGCCGTACAGTGACAAACTATTGCCGTTACCTGCATTTTTGCTTTCACGAGATGGGCTTATGCCCAATATGACAGATGCGTATAACAGCCTGAAGTTAACAGGCTACTTTCTTGAGCGAAACATATGGATTGTGAGTGGAAAAGGCCAGCCTGCGGCTCGTGAAAGGCTGTTATCAGCACTTTATACGGCTTCTCGTTGA
- the era gene encoding GTPase Era produces the protein MERCGFVALIGAPNAGKSTLLNSLVGAKVAIVTHKVQTTRTRITGIAMHGKTQLIFIDTPGIFEPKRRLDRAMVSAAWKGSEDAETTVFLVDSKRGVTDEVEHIIDGLKNAKRKAILALNKIDGLRRDTLLALTQKLNETGVFTDIFMISALNGDGVTDLKAFLSAKAPSGPWMYPDDQISDITMRVLAAEITREKVYLRLHDELPYATTVETEKWEERADGSVRIEQVIHVERETQKGIVIGKAGSMLKTLGKMAREEMEQEFDRRVHLFLHVRTTERWADDRTMYKDMGLDFVD, from the coding sequence ATGGAACGTTGCGGTTTTGTGGCTTTGATAGGGGCACCAAACGCAGGTAAGTCTACGCTTCTTAATTCGCTTGTTGGTGCCAAGGTGGCTATTGTTACCCATAAAGTGCAAACCACACGTACGCGTATTACTGGCATTGCCATGCACGGAAAAACGCAGCTTATTTTTATTGATACCCCTGGTATTTTTGAACCAAAGCGCCGGTTGGACCGGGCGATGGTAAGTGCGGCTTGGAAGGGTTCAGAAGACGCAGAAACAACCGTTTTTCTGGTGGATAGCAAACGCGGTGTTACAGACGAGGTTGAGCATATTATTGATGGGCTGAAGAATGCAAAGCGTAAAGCTATTCTTGCCTTGAACAAAATTGACGGACTAAGACGTGATACGTTGCTCGCACTAACGCAAAAGTTAAACGAAACGGGCGTGTTCACCGATATATTCATGATATCAGCGCTGAACGGGGATGGTGTGACAGACCTAAAGGCGTTTCTGTCGGCGAAAGCTCCATCTGGGCCGTGGATGTACCCTGATGACCAGATATCAGATATAACCATGCGTGTTTTGGCGGCTGAAATCACCCGTGAAAAGGTGTATTTGCGCCTTCACGATGAGCTTCCATACGCCACAACTGTTGAAACTGAAAAATGGGAAGAACGTGCTGATGGTTCGGTTCGTATTGAGCAGGTTATCCATGTTGAGCGTGAAACTCAAAAAGGTATAGTTATTGGTAAAGCTGGCAGCATGCTGAAAACCTTGGGTAAAATGGCCCGCGAGGAAATGGAGCAGGAATTTGATCGCAGGGTGCATCTTTTCTTGCATGTGCGTACAACAGAGCGCTGGGCTGATGACAGAACCATGTATAAGGACATGGGCCTCGATTTTGTAGACTAG
- the rnc gene encoding ribonuclease III has translation MTELKELAGYRFAKTSLLDEALTHPSLSGSYNYQRLEFLGDRVLGLTISTWLLEAYPSEAEGLLNRRFTSLVRRETLAGMAVKLGIAAALKVTPGAETEGARDKEAIQADVCEAFIGAMYLDGGFAVTDKFIRQHWIPLMDTELDAVKDHKTKLQEWCQARSLDLPHYSVLDRTGPDHDPVFTIEATIDGKGSASAQGGTKKTAEQDAAAALLRHLLGETG, from the coding sequence TTGACTGAATTAAAAGAACTAGCCGGTTACAGGTTTGCAAAAACAAGCCTGCTGGATGAGGCGCTGACACACCCATCACTGTCTGGCTCCTATAATTATCAGCGTCTTGAGTTTTTGGGTGATCGTGTACTGGGGCTTACGATCTCAACATGGCTTTTAGAGGCTTATCCGTCGGAAGCGGAAGGGTTACTAAATAGGCGCTTTACGTCTCTTGTGCGCAGGGAAACTCTCGCCGGAATGGCTGTAAAGCTTGGTATTGCTGCAGCCTTAAAGGTAACTCCAGGTGCGGAAACTGAAGGCGCGAGAGACAAAGAGGCCATACAGGCTGATGTGTGTGAAGCCTTTATTGGTGCTATGTATCTTGACGGTGGCTTCGCGGTTACTGACAAATTTATTCGGCAACACTGGATTCCGTTAATGGATACTGAACTGGATGCTGTTAAAGACCACAAAACAAAATTACAAGAATGGTGTCAGGCAAGATCATTGGATTTACCACACTATTCAGTGTTAGACAGAACAGGGCCAGATCACGACCCTGTTTTTACAATTGAAGCGACCATTGACGGCAAAGGCTCTGCATCGGCGCAGGGTGGAACAAAAAAAACGGCTGAACAAGATGCAGCAGCTGCATTGTTACGGCACCTTTTAGGAGAAACAGGTTGA
- a CDS encoding pyridoxine 5'-phosphate synthase yields MTLAKLRLGVNIDHVATIRNARGIRHPDPVRAAGLAVLAGADGITAHLREDRRHISDEDIASLSDVLSVPLNLEMAATDEMLEIALRHKPHACCLVPEKRQELTTEGGLDVAGQHDRLLPYVNRLNAAGSRVSLFIDAEKSQLDAAISLGAPVCEIHTGKYCELSGKQQEEELERIRSAVAYGASHGIEMHAGHGLSYETVAAIAAIPEIRELNIGHFLVGEAIFHGLEASIKEMRRLMDEARG; encoded by the coding sequence ATGACGCTAGCTAAATTACGACTAGGTGTAAATATTGATCATGTGGCAACCATAAGAAATGCCAGAGGTATTAGACACCCTGATCCTGTGCGGGCAGCGGGCCTCGCTGTACTTGCTGGAGCTGACGGTATAACGGCGCATTTACGCGAGGATAGGCGCCATATATCTGACGAAGATATCGCCTCTCTTTCAGATGTTCTTTCGGTGCCACTTAATCTGGAAATGGCAGCGACCGATGAAATGCTGGAAATTGCACTGAGGCACAAACCTCATGCCTGTTGTTTGGTGCCTGAAAAGCGCCAGGAACTGACAACAGAAGGGGGGCTTGATGTCGCAGGACAGCATGATCGCTTGCTGCCTTATGTAAACCGCCTGAACGCTGCAGGGAGCCGAGTTAGTCTTTTTATCGATGCCGAGAAAAGCCAGCTTGATGCGGCAATTTCTCTTGGCGCCCCTGTATGTGAAATTCATACAGGGAAATACTGCGAGCTTTCTGGCAAGCAGCAAGAGGAAGAGCTAGAGCGTATTCGAAGCGCTGTTGCATACGGTGCTTCGCATGGTATTGAAATGCATGCTGGGCACGGTTTGAGTTATGAAACAGTGGCTGCAATTGCCGCCATCCCTGAAATCAGGGAATTAAATATAGGCCATTTTCTGGTTGGGGAAGCAATCTTTCATGGCTTAGAAGCATCTATTAAGGAAATGAGAAGGCTCATGGATGAAGCCAGAGGTTAA
- a CDS encoding DUF2062 domain-containing protein — MLFGRRNKQNIFQKLRSWLWPRSGFKRAVLYLWHRIIRLPGSDYSIAAGFASGAAVSVTPFIGLHFLMGFALAWLVRANLLASAIGTIVGNPWTFPLIFALTARLGRWILGHDVIHVLPSWSWSGFLHAPSEYIMAFVPIIWPMLVGSIPLAIVIWIGFYIALRIMVSANRARKQARIRARQRQQLLKNEDILE, encoded by the coding sequence ATGCTATTTGGGCGCCGCAATAAACAAAATATATTTCAGAAGCTTCGCTCGTGGTTGTGGCCGCGATCTGGTTTTAAAAGAGCTGTACTATATTTGTGGCACCGGATAATCCGATTGCCGGGCTCTGATTATAGCATTGCTGCGGGTTTCGCATCGGGTGCAGCTGTTTCTGTTACGCCGTTTATCGGCCTCCATTTCTTGATGGGCTTTGCATTAGCATGGCTTGTGCGGGCTAATTTACTGGCGTCTGCAATTGGCACTATTGTTGGCAACCCATGGACATTTCCCCTTATTTTTGCTCTTACAGCAAGATTGGGAAGATGGATTTTAGGACATGATGTTATTCATGTTTTACCTTCATGGAGCTGGAGCGGGTTTTTGCACGCACCATCTGAGTATATTATGGCCTTTGTGCCTATAATCTGGCCTATGCTCGTGGGGAGCATTCCTTTGGCGATTGTGATATGGATTGGCTTTTATATTGCTCTTCGCATAATGGTCTCTGCAAACCGTGCAAGGAAACAAGCCCGTATAAGAGCGCGTCAGCGCCAGCAGCTCTTAAAGAATGAGGATATACTTGAATGA
- the pyrE gene encoding orotate phosphoribosyltransferase: MDQDAVLNEFRAAGALLEGHFKLSSGLHSPVYLQCARVLMDPERAGRLCAAFADKLRLTGVDIDLVVSPAMGGVIVGYEVARQLGVPGVFTERVDGAFTLRRGFDIPKGARILMMEDVITTGLSSRECIKTITEWGGDVVAAGCLINRSGGQADVGAPVTALVTIDAPTYSPDNLPDALKAIPAIKPGSRDLKS, translated from the coding sequence ATGGATCAGGACGCGGTTTTAAACGAATTTCGTGCAGCAGGTGCTTTGCTTGAAGGGCATTTTAAATTGTCATCAGGCCTCCATAGCCCGGTTTATTTACAGTGCGCGCGTGTTTTAATGGACCCAGAGCGCGCAGGCCGTTTGTGCGCAGCCTTTGCAGATAAGCTAAGGCTTACTGGTGTTGATATTGATTTGGTTGTAAGCCCTGCTATGGGCGGTGTTATTGTTGGCTATGAAGTAGCGCGCCAGCTTGGTGTGCCGGGTGTTTTTACGGAACGGGTTGACGGAGCATTTACCCTGAGGCGCGGCTTTGATATTCCGAAAGGGGCACGTATTTTGATGATGGAAGATGTTATCACAACGGGCCTTTCGTCGCGTGAATGTATTAAAACCATAACGGAATGGGGTGGTGATGTTGTGGCTGCTGGATGTTTGATTAACCGCTCTGGCGGACAGGCAGATGTGGGGGCACCGGTTACCGCACTCGTAACGATTGATGCTCCAACTTATAGCCCTGATAATTTGCCTGATGCCCTGAAAGCCATTCCTGCGATTAAGCCGGGCAGTCGTGATTTGAAATCCTGA
- a CDS encoding RelA/SpoT family protein: MIRQFELVEKVKAYDPKVDEALLNRAYVFAMKAHGTQTRASGDPYFSHPLEVAGILTDMKLDGDTIATALLHDVVEDTVATIPEIEELFGPKVSELVDGVTKLSKIELQAESVRQAENFRKFLLAMSNDIRVLLVKLADRCHNMRTLDYIKNPEKRRRIALETMDIYAPLAERIGMHELKDELEHLAFTHLDPEALESINARLHYLVEQSPNLEKDMIAALNKLMEQNEVTALISGRIKRPYSIWRKMERQNITFEQLSDVMAFRIKVDDIATCYKVLGVIHQKYPMVPGRFKDYVSIPKRNFYRSIHTTVIGPHKNRLEIQIRTHEMHQEAEIGVAAHWQYKQKSEKAEGSQYRWVRELLEILDHTQDPEEFLEHTKLAMFQDKVFCFTPKGELISLPRGSTTVDFAYTVHTEVGDHCVGAKVNGRMVPLRHQLENGDQVQILTSKGQSPSPRWDNFVITGKARSAIRRHIRQQKQSEYSSLGKTLLEEACGRFGLEFSVKAMTEAAEILNCEDIAELYAQVGSGIIRKDDVLRAAYAGFREDASSERLPAVHHDWEDIVSSSVPISGLRMGSAVHFAECCHPVRGDRIVGIHIPEQGAEVHTIDCSKLTEYDDKPELWIDLRWQDEDEAEASFYTGRLRLEVVNEKGALATIATIVSKHGGNVSNLVIPERDPEFCIMITDVEVRDVKHLNNISRALRVSRVIARVDRVLG, from the coding sequence GTGATCCGTCAGTTTGAACTTGTTGAAAAAGTTAAAGCGTATGATCCGAAAGTGGATGAGGCGCTTTTGAACCGTGCGTATGTTTTTGCCATGAAGGCGCACGGCACACAAACCCGCGCTTCGGGCGATCCATATTTTTCGCATCCGCTTGAGGTTGCAGGCATTCTTACGGACATGAAACTCGACGGTGATACAATCGCTACAGCGCTTTTGCATGACGTGGTTGAAGATACTGTTGCTACAATTCCTGAAATTGAAGAGCTTTTTGGTCCAAAGGTTTCTGAACTGGTTGACGGTGTTACCAAGCTGTCAAAAATTGAATTACAGGCTGAAAGTGTTCGCCAAGCCGAGAATTTCCGTAAATTTCTTTTAGCAATGTCAAATGATATCAGGGTGTTGCTGGTTAAGCTTGCTGACCGCTGTCATAACATGCGGACACTGGATTACATCAAAAATCCTGAAAAACGCCGCCGCATAGCGCTTGAGACGATGGATATTTACGCGCCGCTTGCCGAACGTATAGGCATGCATGAGCTGAAAGACGAGCTTGAGCATTTGGCCTTTACGCATCTCGACCCAGAGGCGCTAGAATCAATCAATGCGCGCTTGCATTATCTTGTAGAGCAAAGCCCTAATCTTGAAAAAGATATGATTGCTGCTCTCAATAAGCTGATGGAGCAAAATGAGGTAACAGCACTGATAAGTGGCAGAATTAAACGGCCGTATTCGATTTGGCGCAAAATGGAGCGCCAAAATATAACATTTGAACAACTATCCGACGTTATGGCCTTTCGGATAAAGGTGGACGATATTGCAACCTGCTATAAAGTGCTGGGTGTTATCCACCAGAAATATCCAATGGTGCCAGGAAGGTTTAAAGACTATGTCTCTATTCCGAAACGGAATTTTTATCGCTCTATTCACACTACGGTTATAGGGCCGCATAAAAACCGACTTGAAATACAAATTCGGACGCATGAAATGCACCAAGAGGCAGAAATCGGTGTTGCTGCCCACTGGCAATATAAGCAAAAGTCTGAAAAAGCAGAAGGGTCGCAGTATCGCTGGGTGCGGGAACTTCTGGAAATTTTAGATCACACACAGGACCCTGAAGAGTTTCTTGAGCATACAAAGCTTGCAATGTTTCAGGATAAGGTTTTTTGTTTCACTCCAAAGGGAGAACTGATTTCTCTGCCGCGTGGGTCTACCACTGTTGATTTTGCTTATACGGTGCATACTGAAGTGGGCGACCACTGCGTAGGGGCTAAGGTGAATGGCCGCATGGTTCCGCTTAGGCATCAGCTTGAAAACGGTGATCAGGTACAAATTCTAACATCAAAAGGCCAAAGCCCGTCACCAAGGTGGGATAATTTTGTGATTACTGGTAAGGCCCGGTCCGCTATCAGGCGCCATATCAGGCAGCAAAAACAGTCTGAATATAGCAGTTTGGGTAAAACCTTACTGGAAGAAGCATGTGGACGTTTTGGGTTGGAGTTTTCTGTGAAAGCCATGACAGAGGCTGCGGAAATCCTCAACTGTGAAGATATCGCTGAATTATATGCACAGGTTGGCTCCGGCATTATTAGGAAAGATGATGTGCTACGAGCAGCGTATGCTGGCTTCCGCGAAGATGCCAGTTCAGAGCGCTTGCCTGCCGTTCACCATGACTGGGAGGATATTGTATCGTCTTCAGTACCGATCTCCGGTCTTCGGATGGGGTCTGCGGTTCACTTTGCTGAGTGCTGCCATCCTGTAAGGGGTGACCGCATTGTTGGTATTCATATACCGGAGCAGGGAGCCGAGGTTCATACAATTGATTGCTCAAAACTGACGGAATATGATGACAAGCCAGAGCTTTGGATTGATTTGCGGTGGCAGGACGAGGATGAAGCTGAAGCTTCTTTTTATACAGGGCGCTTACGCCTTGAGGTGGTTAATGAGAAAGGCGCTTTAGCCACTATTGCGACGATCGTTTCAAAACATGGCGGTAATGTTTCCAATCTGGTGATCCCTGAACGTGACCCAGAGTTTTGTATTATGATTACCGATGTTGAAGTCCGTGATGTAAAACATTTGAATAATATTAGTCGAGCTCTTCGTGTTAGCAGGGTAATTGCCCGTGTTGACCGGGTTCTGGGCTAA